In the Deferrivibrio essentukiensis genome, one interval contains:
- a CDS encoding PTS sugar transporter subunit IIA, which yields MIGIIILTHGSLGVELLKTAEMIIGKQDKVDILSVQSGSSLSELATRLDSLKEKYQNDGLLILTDMFGGSPSNIAMAYLDDKNVEVVTGVNLPMIIKAFSIRKDVASPQELAKFASNTAKDSIIIAGELLKK from the coding sequence ATGATTGGGATAATTATTTTAACTCACGGCTCACTTGGCGTGGAGTTATTGAAGACAGCAGAGATGATAATCGGTAAGCAGGACAAAGTAGACATTTTATCTGTTCAGAGCGGGTCATCACTTAGTGAACTTGCTACAAGGTTGGACTCACTTAAAGAGAAATATCAAAATGATGGTCTTTTAATCCTAACGGATATGTTTGGGGGTAGCCCTTCAAATATTGCCATGGCATATCTGGATGACAAAAATGTAGAAGTTGTTACAGGTGTGAATTTACCAATGATAATAAAGGCTTTCAGTATTAGAAAAGATGTTGCATCCCCACAGGAGCTTGCAAAATTTGCATCTAATACAGCAAAAGATAGTATTATCATTGCGGGAGAATTATTAAAAAAATGA
- the rapZ gene encoding RNase adapter RapZ: protein MYNLSLVILTGCSGAGKSTAAKALEDLGYYTIDNLPLFIMDKFVQVLFDFNVEVQKIALVLDSRSKDIKKVGEIISILKSKYAADVIFLDADEDSLIKRYKETRRTHPMGEDLVASIRKEKDMLKDIKEIADIVIDTSDMNVHELSRQIESYFIDSSNSMYITVQSFGFKYGVPPESDIVLDVRFLKNPHFEEHLRGKTGLDDEVFSYVFSDKRTKEFLRKIKPLLTFLIPNFIQEGKKFLTVSFGCTGGKHRSVAIAKFIGDYIFRKTSQKVYVKHRDINRS from the coding sequence TTGTATAATTTATCGCTTGTTATTTTGACCGGTTGTTCCGGTGCCGGGAAATCTACAGCAGCAAAGGCATTGGAAGACTTAGGCTATTATACAATAGATAATTTGCCGCTTTTTATTATGGACAAATTTGTGCAGGTGCTTTTTGATTTCAATGTTGAGGTGCAAAAGATTGCCCTTGTGCTTGATTCAAGGAGTAAGGACATTAAAAAAGTCGGCGAAATTATATCTATTCTAAAATCAAAGTATGCGGCAGATGTCATATTTCTTGATGCAGATGAAGATTCTTTGATAAAGAGGTATAAAGAAACCAGGCGGACTCACCCTATGGGGGAAGACCTTGTGGCCTCGATTAGAAAAGAAAAAGATATGCTAAAGGATATAAAAGAGATAGCTGATATTGTTATTGATACTTCAGATATGAATGTGCACGAGTTGTCCAGACAGATTGAAAGCTATTTCATTGACTCATCAAACTCAATGTATATTACAGTGCAATCATTCGGTTTTAAGTATGGTGTTCCACCTGAATCGGATATAGTTTTGGATGTGAGATTTCTTAAAAATCCTCATTTTGAGGAACATTTGAGAGGGAAGACAGGTTTGGATGATGAAGTCTTTAGTTATGTATTTTCAGATAAAAGGACAAAGGAGTTTTTGAGGAAAATAAAACCTCTTTTAACCTTTCTAATCCCTAATTTTATTCAAGAAGGGAAAAAATTTTTGACAGTATCTTTTGGTTGCACAGGTGGAAAACACAGGTCAGTTGCAATTGCAAAATTTATTGGTGATTATATATTTAGAAAAACATCGCAGAAAGTTTATGTAAAACACAGAGATATAAACAGGAGCTGA
- the hprK gene encoding HPr(Ser) kinase/phosphatase, protein MEKVPVSELLLPEAKDLELKLIYGKKSIHSKLLTNYRIQKPGLALAGYTDHIHSGRVQILGNTEISYLSGLSESVALNNLRKLCEKDIACFVVTKNLRIPHILIEIVKEFEIPLFRTRLLSSMAISGISSYLEDRLAPEIIVHGVLMDVHGIGVLVIGRSGIGKSECALELIKRGHRLIADDAVHISRKQDYLVGTSNDLLKYNLEVRGLGILNVKDMYGVNAIRLRKRVELVVNFIDWKQDEYYDRTGLDEQRYDILGLKLPLITLPVSPGRNMAVIVEAAAKKHLLKYMGYDAAKEFEEKLLKKIESNRKVEIKKVMRTQGVE, encoded by the coding sequence TTGCTTCCGGAAGCCAAAGATTTGGAGCTTAAATTAATTTACGGCAAAAAAAGTATCCACTCCAAATTACTTACAAATTACCGAATCCAGAAACCGGGGCTTGCACTGGCGGGTTATACCGATCATATTCATTCTGGTAGAGTTCAAATACTTGGTAATACAGAGATATCATATCTTTCAGGGTTGTCTGAAAGTGTGGCATTAAATAATCTCAGAAAATTGTGTGAAAAAGATATAGCGTGTTTTGTAGTTACGAAAAATCTTAGAATTCCTCATATATTAATTGAAATAGTTAAAGAATTTGAAATCCCTTTGTTTCGTACAAGGCTATTAAGCTCAATGGCTATTTCCGGGATATCTTCATATCTTGAGGACAGACTTGCACCTGAGATAATTGTCCATGGTGTGTTGATGGATGTTCATGGGATTGGTGTTTTGGTTATAGGGAGAAGTGGAATAGGAAAAAGTGAGTGTGCACTTGAGCTTATTAAGAGGGGGCACAGGCTTATAGCAGACGATGCTGTTCATATTAGCAGAAAGCAGGATTACCTTGTTGGGACAAGTAATGACCTCTTAAAATATAATTTAGAGGTCAGAGGGCTTGGGATATTAAATGTAAAAGATATGTATGGTGTCAATGCCATTAGACTTCGTAAAAGGGTTGAGCTTGTGGTTAATTTTATAGATTGGAAGCAGGACGAATATTATGATAGAACTGGGCTTGATGAACAAAGGTATGATATTTTGGGCTTGAAATTACCATTAATTACTTTACCTGTTTCACCTGGAAGAAATATGGCTGTAATTGTAGAGGCTGCAGCCAAAAAACATTTGCTTAAGTATATGGGATATGATGCGGCAAAGGAGTTTGAAGAGAAGCTGCTTAAAAAAATAGAGAGTAACAGAAAAGTTGAAATCAAAAAGGTAATGAGGACTCAGGGGGTTGAGTAA